The Flavobacteriales bacterium genome segment ATCGTGAATGCGATGATCAGCGCTACAAAAGCAGGGCTGACCGTAAACCGTGATGCACTGGAAGCGCACTACTTGGCAGGAGGAAGCGTGCAGAACGTCACCTTCGCCCTTATTTCTGCCGATAAGGCGAACATTCCATTGGATTTTAAAATGGCCACAGCCATTGACCTTGCCGGACGGGATGTATTGCAAGCAGTACAGATGTCAGTAAATCCGAAGGTGATTGATACTCCACCAGTGACTGCAGTGGCAAAAGATGGTATTCAGCTTATAGCCAAAGCACGAATTACGGTGCGTGCCAATATCGCCCAATTGGTTGGTGGTGCTGGAGAAGACACCATTCTTGCCCGTGTTGGCGAAGGAGTTGTTTCATCCATAGGTTCGGCTGCGTCTCACAAAGCCGTGTTGGAGAATCCGGATTCTATTTCGAAGGTGGTTCTTGCCAGAGGATTGGATTCAGGAACGGCATTCGAGATCCTTTCCATTGATATTGCCGATGTGGACATAGGCAAGAACATTGGGGCAGAACTTCAGATGGATCAGGCAGAGGCCGATAAGAATATTGCGCAGGCAAAAGCCGAGGAACGCAGAGCCATGGCCGTTGCACTGGAGCAGGAAAT includes the following:
- the floA gene encoding flotillin-like protein FloA (flotillin-like protein involved in membrane lipid rafts), with the protein product MALPILIALVVFSVVILWLFFYYVPLGLWITAIFSGVPVGIGALIGMRLRKVPPTVIVNAMISATKAGLTVNRDALEAHYLAGGSVQNVTFALISADKANIPLDFKMATAIDLAGRDVLQAVQMSVNPKVIDTPPVTAVAKDGIQLIAKARITVRANIAQLVGGAGEDTILARVGEGVVSSIGSAASHKAVLENPDSISKVVLARGLDSGTAFEILSIDIADVDIGKNIGAELQMDQAEADKNIAQAKAEERRAMAVALEQEMKAKAQEARAKVIEAEVQIPQAMAEAFRAGHLGIMDYYKFENIKADTDMRNSISKPGKSDSSKGSK